A genome region from Crossiella equi includes the following:
- a CDS encoding nSTAND1 domain-containing NTPase, protein MSGARAAFAERFALLYAEAGDPPLKRVAESVARARRTDERGRPVQVTTQRISDWRRGRNVPARFAGLAVVLEVLIGEARARKPAPALPGLYDREAWRVLWTAALAAPVESEAPPEEALCPYRGLAAFQPEDSPHFFGRERATAALLAMVRASDGISVLVGASGAGKSSLLRAGLVPALARDEQYAGLPVTVLTPGADPVAALAAHPAPERRVLVVDQFEEVFTLCPDEAARREFLGRLAEESTSSVVVAGLRADFYGRCLDHPELVEALQHRHLVLGPMSAAELRAAVTAPARAVGLALETGLVELLLRDLGVSDRRGGTRGAERDTYDAGALPLLAHALLATWQHRQGGRLTVAGYRTAGGIQGAVAATAERAWAELDAAGQAAARPLLLRLVRIGEDSEDTRRRAGREELIENAADPSATEAALETLAAARLVTLDADSVEITHEALLKAWPRLSGWLDADRAGHLTRQRLEEDAKAWADQHEDASLLYRGARLETTRAAAASGGPSELARRFLATSVRQWRRSVWLRRGAVALVCVFALVVSIAAVVVVRQRDEAQFRQVLAEADRSLTTDTSLSAQLTLVAADLRPDDEEVRSRLLATQQLPLATSLTGHRGAVYLTTFSPDGTVLATAGADHTARLWDVRDRASPKPYGPPLTGHTDWLSSAVFSPDGRILATTGADDTIRLWDVRDPAAPKPLGEPLDTGGGTAYLLAFSPDGTLLAAANEDRTAALWRLADPARPVRAGTVTGHTGQVRSVAFSPDGRLLATGADDATVRLSDVRDPAAPKPVGAPLTGHLAGLHSVAFNRDGTLLATGGEDKVVRLWDLRDPARVVPAGPPVLGHSAPVWSVVFSPVLPVLASAAADGTTRLWNTSEPAGVMPLGPPLAARNSKVYAAGFSPDGLALAVGGEDSEAQLWRLPPALVGHSVSVSRPAFRPDGRVLATGGGDRAIRLWHLADPARPRLASVVEGAHTEGVGWTAFRPDGKVLASASADRTVRLWDVADAERPRALGAPITGGQRYSLPVRFSPDGTLLAMAVDRDSFQLLDVRDPARPVPLGTPVQAHANLVNTLVFSRDGRILYTGSDDYTLKVWDLTDPARPVPVGGPLTGHTGPVRAAELSPDGGLLATGAGDSGIRLWDLTDPRAPKSTRELTGHTESVDQVAFAPDGATLVSGSADHTVRRWALPSGTPVGPPVTTTLGAWWSSPSYHPSGRHLVTAGSDNTVRTWDLDLAAARTRVCSATRGALDEATWREHLPQLDFQPPCDG, encoded by the coding sequence GTGTCCGGGGCCCGCGCGGCCTTCGCCGAACGTTTCGCACTGCTCTACGCCGAGGCCGGTGACCCGCCGCTCAAGCGGGTCGCCGAGTCGGTGGCGCGGGCCCGCCGCACGGACGAGCGCGGCCGCCCGGTCCAGGTGACCACCCAGCGCATCAGCGACTGGCGGCGCGGGCGCAACGTGCCCGCGCGCTTCGCCGGGCTGGCCGTGGTGCTGGAGGTCCTCATCGGCGAGGCCCGCGCGCGCAAGCCCGCGCCCGCGCTGCCCGGCCTGTACGACCGCGAGGCCTGGCGGGTGCTGTGGACCGCCGCGCTGGCCGCCCCCGTCGAGTCCGAGGCCCCGCCCGAGGAGGCGCTCTGCCCGTACCGGGGCCTGGCCGCCTTCCAGCCCGAGGACTCGCCGCACTTCTTCGGCCGCGAACGCGCCACCGCCGCGCTGCTGGCCATGGTCCGGGCCAGCGACGGCATCTCCGTGCTGGTCGGCGCGTCCGGGGCGGGCAAGTCCTCGCTGCTGCGCGCCGGGCTGGTGCCCGCGCTGGCCCGGGACGAGCAGTACGCCGGGCTGCCGGTCACCGTGCTCACCCCCGGCGCCGACCCGGTGGCCGCGCTGGCGGCCCACCCCGCGCCGGAACGCCGCGTGCTGGTGGTCGACCAGTTCGAGGAGGTCTTCACCCTCTGCCCGGACGAGGCGGCGCGGCGGGAGTTCCTCGGCAGACTGGCCGAGGAGAGCACCAGCTCGGTGGTGGTGGCCGGACTGCGCGCCGACTTCTACGGCCGCTGCCTGGACCACCCGGAACTGGTCGAGGCCCTGCAGCACCGGCACCTGGTGCTCGGGCCGATGAGCGCGGCCGAGCTGCGCGCCGCGGTCACCGCGCCCGCCCGCGCGGTCGGCCTGGCCCTGGAGACCGGCCTGGTCGAGCTGCTGCTGCGCGACCTGGGCGTCAGCGACCGGCGCGGCGGGACCCGGGGCGCGGAGCGGGACACCTACGACGCGGGCGCGCTGCCGCTGCTCGCGCACGCCCTGCTCGCCACCTGGCAGCACCGCCAGGGCGGGCGGCTCACCGTGGCCGGGTACCGCACCGCGGGCGGCATCCAGGGCGCGGTCGCGGCCACCGCCGAACGCGCCTGGGCCGAGCTGGACGCGGCCGGGCAGGCCGCCGCACGGCCGCTGCTGCTGCGGCTGGTGCGCATCGGCGAGGACTCCGAGGACACCCGCCGCCGCGCCGGGCGCGAGGAGCTCATCGAGAACGCCGCCGACCCCTCCGCCACCGAGGCCGCGCTGGAGACCCTGGCCGCGGCCAGGCTGGTCACCCTGGACGCGGACTCGGTGGAGATCACGCACGAGGCGCTGCTCAAGGCCTGGCCCCGGCTGTCCGGCTGGCTGGACGCCGACCGCGCCGGGCACCTGACCCGGCAGCGCCTGGAGGAGGACGCCAAGGCCTGGGCGGACCAGCACGAGGACGCCTCGCTGCTCTACCGGGGCGCCCGCCTGGAGACCACCCGCGCGGCCGCCGCCAGCGGTGGGCCCAGCGAGCTCGCGCGGCGGTTCCTGGCCACCTCGGTGCGCCAGTGGCGGCGCTCGGTGTGGCTGCGCCGGGGCGCGGTGGCACTGGTGTGCGTGTTCGCGCTGGTCGTCTCGATCGCCGCGGTGGTCGTGGTCCGGCAGCGGGACGAGGCGCAGTTCCGCCAGGTGCTGGCCGAGGCCGACCGCTCGCTGACCACCGACACCTCGCTGTCCGCGCAGCTCACCCTGGTCGCGGCGGACCTGCGCCCGGACGATGAGGAGGTGCGGTCCCGGCTGCTGGCCACCCAGCAGCTGCCCCTGGCCACCAGCCTCACCGGGCACCGGGGCGCGGTCTACCTGACCACGTTCAGCCCGGACGGCACGGTGCTGGCCACCGCGGGCGCCGACCACACCGCCCGACTGTGGGACGTGCGCGACCGCGCCAGCCCGAAGCCGTACGGGCCGCCGCTGACCGGCCACACGGACTGGCTCAGCTCGGCGGTGTTCAGCCCGGACGGCCGGATCCTGGCCACCACCGGCGCGGATGACACGATCCGGCTCTGGGACGTCCGCGACCCGGCCGCGCCCAAGCCGCTGGGCGAGCCGCTGGACACCGGCGGCGGCACCGCCTACCTGCTGGCCTTCAGCCCGGACGGCACGCTGCTGGCCGCCGCGAACGAGGACCGCACGGCCGCGCTGTGGCGCCTGGCCGACCCGGCCCGGCCGGTGCGCGCGGGCACCGTCACCGGGCACACCGGACAGGTGCGCTCGGTGGCGTTCAGCCCGGACGGCAGGCTGCTGGCCACCGGCGCGGACGACGCCACGGTCCGGCTCTCCGACGTGCGCGACCCGGCCGCGCCGAAGCCGGTGGGCGCCCCGCTGACCGGACACCTGGCCGGGCTGCACTCGGTGGCGTTCAACCGGGACGGCACGCTGCTGGCCACCGGCGGCGAGGACAAGGTGGTCCGGCTGTGGGACCTGCGCGACCCCGCCCGCGTGGTGCCCGCCGGGCCGCCCGTGCTCGGGCACTCCGCTCCGGTGTGGTCGGTGGTGTTCAGCCCGGTGCTGCCGGTGCTCGCCTCGGCCGCCGCGGACGGCACCACGCGCCTGTGGAACACCAGCGAGCCGGCCGGGGTGATGCCGCTCGGGCCGCCGCTGGCCGCGCGCAACAGCAAGGTCTACGCGGCCGGGTTCAGCCCGGACGGCCTCGCCCTGGCCGTCGGCGGGGAGGACAGCGAGGCGCAGCTGTGGCGCCTTCCGCCCGCACTGGTCGGGCACTCGGTGTCGGTGTCCCGGCCCGCCTTCCGCCCGGACGGCCGGGTCCTGGCCACCGGCGGCGGCGACCGCGCGATCCGGCTGTGGCACCTGGCCGACCCAGCCCGCCCGCGCCTGGCCTCGGTGGTCGAGGGGGCGCACACCGAGGGCGTGGGCTGGACCGCGTTCCGCCCGGACGGCAAAGTGCTCGCCTCGGCCTCGGCCGACCGCACGGTGCGGCTGTGGGACGTCGCCGACGCCGAACGCCCGCGCGCGCTGGGCGCCCCGATCACCGGCGGCCAGCGGTACTCGCTGCCGGTGCGCTTCAGCCCGGACGGCACGCTGCTGGCGATGGCCGTGGACCGGGACTCCTTCCAGCTCCTCGACGTGCGCGACCCGGCCCGCCCGGTCCCGCTGGGCACCCCGGTGCAGGCGCACGCGAACCTGGTGAACACGCTGGTGTTCAGCCGGGACGGCCGCATCCTGTACACCGGCAGCGACGACTACACGCTCAAGGTCTGGGACCTCACCGACCCGGCGCGGCCGGTACCGGTGGGTGGCCCGCTGACCGGCCACACCGGCCCGGTGCGCGCGGCCGAGCTGAGCCCGGACGGCGGGCTGCTGGCCACCGGGGCCGGGGACAGCGGGATCCGGCTGTGGGACCTCACCGACCCGCGCGCGCCGAAGTCCACGCGTGAGCTGACCGGCCACACCGAGAGCGTCGACCAGGTGGCCTTCGCCCCGGACGGCGCGACCCTGGTCAGCGGCAGCGCGGACCACACCGTGCGCCGGTGGGCCCTGCCCTCGGGCACCCCGGTGGGCCCGCCGGTGACCACCACGCTCGGCGCCTGGTGGAGCAGCCCCTCCTACCACCCGTCCGGCCGCCACCTGGTCACCGCGGGCTCGGACAACACGGTCCGCACCTGGGACCTGGACCTCGCGGCGGCCCGCACCCGGGTCTGCTCGGCCACCCGGGGCGCGCTGGACGAGGCGACGTGGCGGGAACACCTGCCGCAACTGGACTTCCAGCCGCCGTGTGACGGCTAA
- a CDS encoding DUF2165 domain-containing protein: MRLLSSLGGPRTLAAALTGITALYLSLVVLNNVTDYGTNHAFVQHVFAMDTTFKSPNTMWRAITSPALVTTAYILIIVWEALTALLLVTATVSWLRAPSAETPLRLSGLGLTMWLLLFGGGFIAVGGEWFCMWQSKQWNGMQAALQNVVIAGLVLVATQVLGRLGERTRAA, encoded by the coding sequence ATGCGCCTTCTCAGCAGCCTCGGCGGGCCCCGGACACTGGCCGCCGCGCTGACCGGCATCACCGCGTTGTACCTGTCGCTGGTGGTGCTGAACAACGTGACCGACTACGGCACGAACCACGCGTTCGTGCAGCACGTGTTCGCGATGGACACCACGTTCAAGTCGCCGAACACGATGTGGCGGGCGATCACCAGCCCGGCACTGGTGACCACCGCCTACATCCTGATCATCGTCTGGGAGGCGCTGACCGCGCTGCTGCTGGTCACCGCCACGGTGAGCTGGCTGCGCGCCCCCTCCGCCGAGACCCCGCTCCGGCTGAGCGGCCTGGGCCTGACCATGTGGCTGCTGCTGTTCGGGGGCGGTTTCATCGCCGTCGGCGGCGAGTGGTTCTGCATGTGGCAGTCCAAGCAGTGGAACGGCATGCAGGCCGCGCTGCAGAACGTGGTCATCGCCGGTCTGGTCCTGGTGGCGACCCAGGTGCTGGGGCGGCTGGGGGAACGGACCCGGGCCGCCTGA
- a CDS encoding NADPH-dependent FMN reductase has translation MTSTTATERLKIAVIISSTREGRLGPAVARWFLGEAATNHDVDLDLVDIADGVEGFAARIADADAFIVVTPEYNHGYPAPLKAAIDATYGEWRAKPVGFVSYGGMSGGLRAVEQLRQVFAEMHAVTVRETVSFHSVFEKFDANGPLADFEHSAAAAKLLLDQLSWFALALREAREKRPYGA, from the coding sequence ATGACATCGACGACCGCAACCGAACGCCTCAAGATCGCCGTCATCATCAGCAGCACCCGCGAGGGCCGCCTGGGCCCTGCCGTGGCCCGCTGGTTCCTGGGCGAGGCCGCGACCAACCACGACGTCGACCTGGACCTGGTCGACATCGCCGACGGGGTGGAGGGCTTCGCGGCGCGCATCGCCGACGCGGACGCCTTCATCGTGGTCACCCCGGAGTACAACCACGGCTACCCGGCCCCCCTGAAGGCCGCGATCGACGCCACCTACGGCGAATGGCGGGCCAAACCCGTCGGCTTCGTCTCCTACGGCGGCATGTCCGGCGGCCTGCGCGCGGTCGAACAGCTCCGCCAGGTCTTCGCCGAGATGCACGCGGTGACCGTCCGGGAGACGGTCAGCTTCCACTCCGTGTTCGAGAAGTTCGACGCCAACGGCCCGCTGGCCGACTTCGAGCACAGCGCCGCCGCGGCCAAGCTCCTCCTCGACCAGCTCTCCTGGTTCGCCCTGGCCCTGCGCGAGGCCCGGGAGAAGCGGCCCTACGGCGCGTGA
- a CDS encoding 4'-phosphopantetheinyl transferase family protein, translating into MIERILPDGLAVAEAFTDPTDVVLFPEEEALLGRSVDKRRREFTTVRHCARQALAELGRPAAPLLRGERGAPIWPAGIVGSMTHCAGYRAAVVAEDAHAVAIGIDGEEHAPLPEGVLEAVSLPEERLWLAELTRERPEVHWDRLLFSAKESVYKAWFPMTRRWLGFEEAMLTVDPDAGTFQAKLLVDGPVTGYEGRWLTDGGLVVTAITLLRSSGRNL; encoded by the coding sequence ATGATCGAGCGGATCCTGCCGGACGGCCTGGCCGTCGCCGAGGCGTTCACCGACCCGACGGACGTGGTGCTCTTCCCCGAGGAGGAGGCGCTGCTGGGGCGGTCGGTGGACAAGCGCCGCCGCGAGTTCACCACCGTGCGGCACTGCGCGCGCCAGGCCCTGGCCGAGCTGGGCCGCCCGGCCGCACCGCTGCTGCGCGGGGAGCGCGGGGCGCCGATCTGGCCCGCCGGGATCGTCGGCTCGATGACGCACTGCGCCGGGTACCGCGCGGCCGTGGTGGCCGAGGACGCGCACGCGGTGGCCATCGGCATCGACGGCGAGGAGCACGCGCCGCTGCCCGAGGGCGTGCTGGAGGCGGTGTCCCTGCCCGAGGAGCGGCTGTGGCTGGCCGAGCTGACCCGGGAACGACCGGAGGTGCACTGGGACCGGCTGCTGTTCAGCGCCAAGGAGTCGGTGTACAAGGCGTGGTTCCCGATGACCCGGCGCTGGCTGGGCTTCGAGGAGGCGATGCTCACCGTGGACCCGGACGCGGGCACCTTCCAGGCGAAGCTGCTGGTCGACGGCCCGGTCACGGGCTACGAGGGGCGCTGGCTCACCGACGGCGGCCTGGTGGTCACCGCCATCACCCTCCTCCGATCGTCTGGCCGAAATCTGTGA
- a CDS encoding DUF4166 domain-containing protein — protein MTTASIFRTALGAEFDRLHPEVQRRFGFGAADRVACVGEGVMEQVWRGRAFTVPFLRLGAVRNILFPETGRDVPFTIENYAYLDSFGRDTVTFTRTFELGGGRRRRFDATMVHSPRRGCVVDYLGTHQHIAVDLHLAVDERGGLVVRSGEQRLREGFLDVRVPRFLLAHAELHEWYDEQASCFRVEVRVVSRWAGPLFGYRGRFTARYWDTTAARVPEAVRPYREEVRE, from the coding sequence GTGACCACCGCCTCGATCTTCCGCACGGCCCTGGGCGCCGAGTTCGACCGCCTGCACCCGGAAGTCCAGCGCCGCTTCGGTTTCGGCGCGGCCGACCGCGTCGCCTGCGTCGGCGAGGGGGTGATGGAACAGGTGTGGCGCGGGCGCGCGTTCACCGTGCCGTTCCTGCGGCTGGGCGCGGTGCGCAACATCCTGTTCCCGGAGACCGGCCGGGACGTGCCGTTCACCATCGAGAACTACGCCTACCTCGACTCCTTCGGCCGGGACACGGTGACCTTCACCCGCACCTTCGAGCTGGGCGGCGGGCGCAGGCGGCGCTTCGACGCGACCATGGTGCACAGCCCGCGCCGCGGCTGCGTGGTCGACTACCTGGGCACGCACCAGCACATCGCGGTGGACCTGCACCTGGCCGTGGACGAGCGGGGCGGACTGGTGGTCCGCTCGGGGGAGCAGCGGCTGCGCGAGGGCTTCCTGGACGTGCGCGTACCCCGGTTCCTGCTCGCGCACGCCGAGCTGCACGAGTGGTATGACGAACAGGCCTCGTGCTTCCGCGTCGAGGTGCGGGTCGTCAGCCGCTGGGCGGGTCCGCTGTTCGGCTACCGTGGCCGTTTCACCGCCCGGTACTGGGACACCACGGCGGCGCGGGTGCCGGAGGCGGTCCGGCCCTACCGGGAGGAAGTGCGTGAGTAA
- a CDS encoding TetR/AcrR family transcriptional regulator, with product MSKDARTAETRRRLMDGALETVRAQGISGASARSIAATAGVNQALIFYHFGSVDELLGAACLVSTESRVAVYRERLATVRTLRELLDVGRELQQAEREAGNVTVLAQMLAGSQGDPKLAEATRKALALWVAEIELTVRRLLAGSPLAELADPAGLARAAAAGFIGIELWAATDPEGAEAGLAALEQLTVLVEVVDGLGPVARRALKAKVRAANRSS from the coding sequence GTGAGTAAGGACGCCCGCACGGCGGAGACCCGCAGGCGGCTGATGGACGGCGCGCTGGAGACGGTGCGCGCCCAGGGCATCAGCGGCGCCTCGGCGCGCTCGATCGCGGCCACCGCGGGCGTGAACCAGGCGCTGATCTTCTACCACTTCGGCAGCGTGGACGAGCTGCTCGGCGCGGCCTGCCTGGTCTCCACCGAGAGCCGCGTGGCCGTCTACCGCGAGCGCCTGGCCACCGTGCGGACCCTGCGCGAGCTGCTGGACGTGGGCCGGGAGCTCCAGCAGGCCGAGCGCGAGGCGGGCAACGTCACCGTGCTGGCCCAGATGCTGGCGGGCTCGCAGGGCGACCCGAAACTCGCCGAGGCCACGCGCAAGGCCCTGGCCCTGTGGGTGGCCGAGATCGAGCTGACCGTGCGCCGCCTGCTGGCGGGCTCCCCGCTGGCCGAGCTGGCCGACCCGGCGGGCCTGGCCCGGGCCGCCGCGGCGGGCTTCATCGGCATCGAGCTGTGGGCGGCCACCGATCCCGAGGGCGCCGAGGCGGGCCTGGCCGCGCTGGAGCAGCTGACCGTGCTGGTGGAGGTCGTGGACGGCCTGGGCCCGGTGGCGCGCCGGGCACTGAAGGCCAAGGTGCGCGCGGCGAACCGGTCATCCTGA
- a CDS encoding S1 family peptidase — translation MKIRHLAASLFVAAATVLSGLGGAASAAPVPTDDVSPLIVGGGNATQTYSFMVSLDTGCGGSLIKPTWVVTARHCTDSSPRQVRVGSVYRNSGGVTASVRRVVRHSSADLALLELSTPVNLATVPVAASSGAVGTATRIIGWGATNASGSGAATYLKELNTSIVADNRCTNGMNAAAEICTNNPGGNQGACYGDSGGPQVKVVNGAWQLVGATSRSGNGDPRCATGPSIYVDVPYFRSWISQYAGTV, via the coding sequence ATGAAGATCCGTCACCTCGCGGCGTCCCTGTTCGTCGCGGCGGCCACCGTGCTGTCCGGCCTCGGCGGGGCCGCCTCGGCCGCGCCCGTGCCCACCGACGACGTGTCGCCGCTCATCGTCGGCGGCGGCAACGCCACGCAGACCTACTCGTTCATGGTGTCCCTGGACACCGGCTGCGGTGGCTCGCTGATCAAGCCCACCTGGGTGGTGACCGCCCGGCACTGCACCGACTCCAGCCCCCGCCAGGTGCGCGTGGGCTCGGTGTACCGCAACTCCGGCGGGGTCACCGCGTCCGTGCGGCGCGTGGTCCGGCACTCCTCGGCCGACCTCGCGCTGCTGGAGCTGTCCACCCCGGTGAACCTGGCGACCGTTCCGGTGGCCGCCTCCTCCGGCGCCGTGGGCACCGCCACCCGCATCATCGGCTGGGGCGCGACCAACGCCAGCGGCTCCGGTGCGGCGACCTACCTCAAGGAGCTCAACACCTCGATCGTCGCGGACAACCGCTGCACCAACGGCATGAACGCCGCGGCCGAGATCTGCACCAACAACCCCGGTGGCAACCAGGGTGCCTGCTACGGCGACTCCGGCGGCCCGCAGGTGAAGGTCGTCAACGGCGCCTGGCAGCTCGTGGGCGCCACCAGCCGCTCCGGCAACGGTGACCCGCGCTGCGCCACCGGCCCGTCGATCTACGTCGACGTGCCGTACTTCCGCAGCTGGATCAGCCAGTACGCGGGCACGGTCTGA
- a CDS encoding alpha/beta fold hydrolase, translating to MKHLTVHNGSLPLAVTDHGGDGPDLLLLHGLGGSRAHWAALLPELTGFRVVSMDLRGHGESGVAPWSWTAACEDVRAVVAALGLANPAVVGMSLGGMVATHWAARPGCPGAVNLDGLRGFLTAPENYPGMDPEFRDAEIVRLRELFDGYAASVTGPLAEILPEVRAALDEDYAAAAAAVRSPLLVVAATTNLPGQDEFPELADAYRAGLRRDLAVLADQPLVRVAEFAGDHAMAAHQPAEVAGLVREFLSSGSGGRVPDPAR from the coding sequence GTGAAGCACCTGACCGTCCACAACGGATCGTTACCGCTGGCCGTCACCGACCACGGCGGCGACGGGCCGGACCTGCTGCTCCTGCACGGCCTCGGCGGCAGCCGGGCGCACTGGGCGGCACTGCTGCCCGAGCTCACCGGGTTCCGCGTGGTCAGCATGGACCTGCGCGGGCACGGCGAGTCCGGGGTGGCGCCGTGGAGCTGGACCGCCGCGTGCGAGGACGTGCGGGCGGTGGTCGCCGCGCTGGGCCTGGCGAACCCGGCCGTGGTGGGCATGTCGCTGGGCGGCATGGTCGCCACCCACTGGGCGGCCCGCCCGGGCTGCCCGGGCGCGGTCAACCTCGACGGCCTGCGCGGCTTCCTCACCGCACCGGAGAACTACCCCGGCATGGACCCGGAGTTCCGGGACGCCGAGATCGTGCGGCTGCGCGAGCTCTTCGACGGCTACGCCGCCTCGGTCACCGGTCCCCTGGCCGAGATCCTGCCCGAGGTGCGCGCGGCGCTGGACGAGGACTACGCGGCCGCCGCGGCCGCGGTGCGCTCCCCGCTGCTGGTCGTGGCCGCCACCACGAACCTGCCCGGCCAGGACGAGTTCCCGGAACTGGCCGACGCCTACCGGGCGGGCCTGCGCCGGGACCTGGCCGTGCTGGCCGACCAGCCGCTGGTACGGGTGGCCGAGTTCGCGGGCGACCACGCCATGGCCGCGCACCAGCCCGCCGAGGTGGCCGGACTGGTGCGCGAGTTCCTCAGCAGCGGATCGGGCGGGCGTGTGCCGGATCCAGCGCGTTGA
- a CDS encoding lipase family alpha/beta hydrolase, which translates to MTINWITLAPKLKERGHCVFALTYGVPKGTPFPLNQIGGRNPMEQSAAEFGAFVDRVLRYTGAKKVNIVGHSEGSLMPNHYVKFLGGKTKVNRYVALTPLWNGSQVLALDQLNALARKFGLGPVIDLLTGAVFPAAPQFLRGSPFLDKLNQDGVAVPGVTYTNVMTRYDEAVIPYTSGYMHAPNATNVVLQDLCPLNISEHGLVAIDPLVAQIVLNALDPAHARPIRC; encoded by the coding sequence ATGACCATCAACTGGATCACGCTGGCGCCGAAGCTGAAGGAACGGGGCCACTGCGTCTTCGCCCTGACCTACGGCGTACCGAAGGGGACCCCGTTCCCGCTCAACCAGATCGGCGGCCGCAACCCCATGGAGCAGAGCGCCGCGGAGTTCGGCGCGTTCGTGGACAGGGTGCTGCGGTACACCGGGGCCAAGAAGGTCAACATCGTCGGGCACTCCGAGGGCAGCCTCATGCCCAACCACTACGTGAAGTTCCTCGGTGGCAAGACCAAGGTCAACCGATACGTGGCGCTGACCCCGCTGTGGAACGGCTCGCAGGTCCTGGCCCTGGACCAGCTCAACGCGCTGGCCCGGAAGTTCGGCCTCGGCCCGGTGATCGACCTGCTCACCGGCGCGGTGTTCCCGGCCGCCCCGCAGTTCCTGCGCGGCTCACCGTTCCTGGACAAGCTCAACCAGGACGGCGTCGCGGTGCCCGGGGTCACCTACACCAATGTGATGACCCGCTACGACGAGGCGGTCATCCCGTACACCAGCGGCTACATGCACGCGCCGAACGCGACGAACGTGGTGCTGCAGGACCTGTGCCCGCTCAACATCTCCGAGCACGGGCTGGTCGCGATCGACCCGCTGGTGGCGCAGATCGTGCTCAACGCGCTGGATCCGGCACACGCCCGCCCGATCCGCTGCTGA
- a CDS encoding PucR family transcriptional regulator has protein sequence MDVPRFPPGVVRLAHEFVPRLPELARALALRIRTEVTAYQDERVMPFAELVHECEGNLAQGLADVDRLTWGGLAAARRLGHRRAEQGVPVEATLQSYRLGGQFMWETFVAAAEHDPSVQQEVLRAATTLWTLIDTYSAALAEGHRQASEDRARRHTEVRAALLDALFSGKSTAGQSLAACAASLRLPTLGRFVVVVADTHALPGVEDRLRVRDLVSVWRQEIDAQAGIVLLHQDSCPEELASVLAATCHARVGLSAEYRHIEATPAARHTAGLARAAVGHGTAGVLRHDLAPVPVLLASAPEAARAVAESVLGPVLTLPAHDRDLLLSTLRRWLADHGATSATATALHCHRNTVRYRLRRLEALTGLDLTSPRDLGHLHLALEALRLAP, from the coding sequence GTGGACGTGCCCCGCTTCCCGCCCGGTGTGGTGCGGCTGGCACACGAGTTCGTGCCGAGACTGCCCGAGCTGGCGCGGGCGCTCGCGCTGCGCATCCGCACCGAGGTCACCGCCTACCAGGACGAGCGCGTGATGCCCTTCGCCGAACTGGTGCACGAGTGCGAGGGCAACCTGGCCCAGGGCCTGGCCGACGTCGACCGCTTGACCTGGGGCGGGCTGGCCGCGGCGCGGCGGCTGGGGCACCGGCGGGCCGAGCAGGGCGTCCCGGTGGAGGCCACGCTGCAGAGCTACCGCCTGGGCGGGCAGTTCATGTGGGAGACGTTCGTGGCCGCCGCCGAGCACGACCCGTCCGTGCAGCAGGAGGTGCTGCGCGCGGCCACCACGCTGTGGACCTTGATCGACACCTACTCGGCGGCCCTGGCCGAGGGCCACCGGCAGGCCAGCGAGGACCGGGCGCGCAGGCACACCGAGGTGCGGGCGGCGCTGCTGGACGCCCTGTTCAGCGGCAAGTCCACCGCGGGCCAGTCCCTCGCCGCCTGCGCGGCCAGCCTGCGCCTGCCCACCCTGGGCCGCTTCGTGGTGGTGGTCGCCGACACGCACGCCCTGCCCGGCGTCGAGGACCGGCTGCGGGTGCGCGACCTGGTCTCGGTGTGGCGGCAGGAGATCGACGCCCAGGCGGGCATCGTGCTGCTGCACCAGGACAGCTGCCCGGAGGAGCTGGCCTCGGTGCTGGCAGCAACCTGCCATGCCCGGGTCGGCCTGAGCGCGGAGTACCGCCACATCGAGGCCACCCCGGCCGCCCGGCACACCGCGGGCCTGGCCAGGGCGGCGGTCGGCCACGGCACCGCGGGCGTGCTGCGCCACGATCTGGCCCCGGTCCCGGTCCTGCTGGCCAGCGCCCCGGAGGCGGCCCGCGCGGTGGCCGAGTCGGTGCTCGGCCCGGTGCTCACGCTGCCCGCGCACGACCGTGACCTGCTGCTGAGCACGCTGCGCCGCTGGCTGGCCGACCACGGCGCGACCAGCGCGACCGCCACCGCCCTGCACTGCCACCGCAACACCGTCCGCTACCGCCTCCGCCGCCTGGAGGCGCTGACCGGCCTGGACCTGACCTCACCCCGGGACCTGGGCCACCTGCACCTGGCCCTGGAAGCCCTGCGCCTGGCCCCCTGA
- a CDS encoding type II toxin-antitoxin system Phd/YefM family antitoxin, translating to MNGHWQLQEAKQRFSELIRSVETDGPQFVTRHGEEVAVVIDIAEYRRLRGGGEDFKAFLRAAPDVDLEISRPVAPARVVDFGEAE from the coding sequence ATGAACGGGCACTGGCAGCTGCAAGAGGCCAAGCAACGGTTCAGCGAGTTGATCAGGTCGGTCGAAACGGACGGCCCGCAGTTCGTCACCAGGCACGGCGAAGAGGTCGCGGTGGTCATCGACATCGCCGAGTACCGGCGACTTCGAGGCGGCGGTGAGGACTTCAAGGCGTTCCTGCGTGCCGCGCCTGACGTCGACCTGGAGATCTCCCGGCCAGTGGCACCAGCACGAGTTGTCGACTTTGGCGAGGCTGAGTGA